One window of the Cydia splendana chromosome 18, ilCydSple1.2, whole genome shotgun sequence genome contains the following:
- the LOC134799239 gene encoding zinc carboxypeptidase-like: protein MLKLLATLLLLSSYANSEKFNFTNYALYRVNPSTVEELEILNSMLSNPQLDFFEDPVSVNELVSVVTSPGYRKTFDDILKANSIDAEVTIENIQTVIDNEKHGKYIQRNVQSMTWDAYFPLDDIYAWLDDIAAANSDIVTLINGGESYEGREIKGVKISHGSGRKTIFIEGGIHAREWISYATVNYIITQLLYSEDPEAQAAARDFDWYIFPCTNPDGYVWTWTDYRLWRKNRRPVGTEFGIDLNRNWDSNWMLKSSSDDPISNNYAGTGPFSEPEASTLATYIESVADNMEMYISFHSSGQMLMVPYGNTTEPLDNYEDSVKIARRAIGSLTVRYGTPYVAGNVAEVIYEATGTSVDWVKEKLRIPLTYIYELRDRGEYGHLLPAEQILPNNEEIWDSVLALIREGRALGYFNSASSIQGSFAVMLGVLLYLVN from the exons ATGTTGAAACTACTGGCTACCTTGCTTTTACTAAGTAGCTATGCAAATAGCGAAAAGTTTAATTTCACCAATTATGCCCTGTATAGGGTAAACCCGAGTACCGTCGAAGAACTCGAAATACTGAATTCAATGCTTTCTAACCCCCAGTTAGATTTTTTCGAAGATCCAGTGAGTGTGAATGAATTAGTCAGTGTAGTTACATCACCTGGGTACAGAAAAACGTTTGATGATATATTAAAAGCAAATAGTATAGATGCTGAAGTTACTATTGAAAATATACAAAC GGTAATTGACAACGAGAAACACGGTAAATATATTCAACGCAATGTGCAATCTATGACTTGGGATGCCTACTTTCCTTTAGATGACATATACGCTTGGCTTGATGACATTGCTGCTGCCAACAGTGATATTGTTACATTAATCAATGGAGGAGAGTCATATGAAGGAAGAGAAATTAAAGGAGTTAAAATTTCTCACGGTAGTGGCAGAAAGACCATATTTATTGAAGGAGGCATACACGCCAGAGAATGGATATCTTACGCAACAGTCAACTACATTATTACTCAGCTTTTGTACAGTGAGGACCCTGAAGCTCAAGCAGCTGCCAGAGATTTTGATTGGTACATATTTCCCTGCACTAACCCTGATGGATATGTTTGGACTTGGACAGAC taCAGACTATGGCGTAAAAACAGGCGTCCCGTTGGAACTGAATTTGGTATTGATTTAAACAGGAATTGGGACAGTAATTGGATGC TTAAAAGTTCTAGCGACGATCCTATCAGCAACAACTATGCCGGCACTGGACCGTTTTCCGAACCTGAAGCTAGTACTTTAGCTACCTACATAGAAAGCGTTGCAGATAATATGGAAATGTACATCAGTTTCCATTCTTCGGGACAAATGCTTATGGTCCCTTACGGAAATACTACTGAACCGTTGGACAATTATGAAGATTCG GTGAAAATTGCCCGAAGAGCAATAGGATCATTGACAGTACGTTACGGAACGCCATATGTAGCTGGAAATGTGGCTGAAGTAATTT ATGAAGCAACGGGAACTAGTGTAGATTGGGTAAAAGAAAAACTACGTATCCCTCTTACATACATCTACGAATTACGCGACAGAGGTGAATACGGTCATCTCCTACCCGCCGAGCAAATTCTACCCAACAACGAAGAAATCTGGGATTCAGTGCTAGCCTTAATAAGGGAAGGACGTGCTTTGGGCTACTTTAACTCAGCTTCTTCCATTCAAGGATCGTTCGCAGTTATGCTAGGAGTTTTGTTATATCTTGTTAACTAA